Part of the Streptomyces sp. NBC_01264 genome, TGAAGCTGCCCCCGGGCACCCCCGGCGGCCGCACGATGCGGGCCCGCGGCAAGGGAGCGGTCCGCAAGGACGGCACCCGCGGCGACCTGCTCGTGACGGTGGAGGTCGCGGTCCCGACCGAGCTGAACGACAAGGCCCGCGAGGCCATGGAGCTGTACCGCGAGGCGACCGAGTCCGAGGACCCGCGCTCCGCGCTGTTCGAGTCCGCGAAGGGAGCATGACATGGACGGCCGCCGTAGGAGCCAGTACCAGCTCACCGATGAGACCCCGGTCTACGTGATCTCGGTGGCCGCCCAGCTCTCGGGCCTGCATCCGCAGACGCTGCGCCAGTACGACCGCCTCGGCCTGGTCTCCCCGGGCCGTACGGCCGGGCGCGGCCGGCGCTACTCGGCCCGTGACATCGAACTGCTCCGCACGGTGCAGGCGCTGTCCCAGGAAGAGGGCATCAACCTGGCCGGCATCAAGCGGATCATCGAGCTGGAGAACCAGGTCGCCGCGCTCCAGCAGCGCGTGGCCGAGCTCTCCACGGCCGTCGACGGCGCCGCCGCCGTCCTCCAGCAGCGAGAGGCCCAGGTGCACGCCTCGTACCGGCGCGACCTGGTCCCGTACCAGGCTCCGCAGCCGGGCAGCGCCCTGGTCGTCTGGCGGCCGGCTCCGAAGCGGCCGCTGGGCTGAGCGGAGGCTGAGCGGGACACGTACGCCGGTACGCCCGCGCGCGCCGCACGCCACGTACGCAGGCCCCGTCCGGACCCTTCTCGAAGGGCCTGGGCGGGGCCTGCGCGCGTCCGCGCCGGCCGTATCCGCCCCGCACCCGCCCGTGGCCCTCAGCGGGGCTCCGTGAGCCCCTCGGCGTCCGCGGGGCCCGAGTCGTGCAGGATGCCGGACTCGGCGATGAGGTAGCCCAGCTGGGCCCTGCTGCCGCTGCCCAGGGCGGTGGCCAGTTTGGCGATGTGCGCGCGGCAGGTGCGCACGTTCATGCCGAGGCGCCGGGCGATGGCCTCGTCGACGTGCCCCTCGATGAGCAGCTGGGCGATGGAGCGCTGCACTCCGGAGATCCCGTCCGGGCTGTGCGTGTACGTGACCTTGTCGTTGAGCGGTACCGCCCTGCGCCACAGCTGCTCGAAAACCTTGATGAGGTACTCGATCAGTCCCGGGTGCCGCAGTTCCAGGGCGACGCGCCGGTCATGGCTCGCGGGGATGAAGGCGACCGTGCGGTCGAAGATCATGAGACGCTCGATCAGCTCCTCCAGTGTGCGGATCTCGACCTTTCCCGTGGAGATCCTGTCCACATAGGCGAGCGTGCCCTGACTGTGGCGCATGGTGTGCTGGTAGAGCGTGCGGATCTTCACCCCGCGGTCGATCATCGGCGAGGCGCGCTCCAGGGACTGGCTGAGGCTGAAGGTCGGCCGGGCGCCGCCCGGCTGGACGGTCAGGGCCTCGGTGTGGCACTCGGCGGTGGCCAGGTCGATGGCGGCGTTGATCTGGTCGAATCCCTCCAGCACCGTGATGGCGTGGGTGTTGGCGGGGCTCCGGGCACTGAGGGTGAGGAACGGCTCGAAAGCGTCGGTGAGATCCACGGCGGTCCGCCGGCGGTCCTGGATCTCGCGTTCGATCGGGTGGAGGCGTTGTGCGAGTGCGATGGACGGGGGAACCGCGCGGAGTTGGTTCGCGTCGTCCGGGTCGGGGCGCAACAGGGCGAATTCCAGCAGGCAGGGGGCGTTCACGACGTCGCCGCGGGCGATGCGGCCGGTGCTCAGGGCTGCCGCGTAGAGCCGGGTCCCCTCGGCGCACATCTCCGTGACGGGGTGGTGATGTGTCGGGTTTGTTGCGCTCTGCGGCATATCTCCACCCCCCAGGGTCCTGAACATGTAAGAACATGATGCATCGTCCCTGTGGCACTGACGTGCCTGAATGAGCCATCGTCTGTCAGTGCGGGGGAGAAGATTCCATCAAGTGAGGACGAAGCCGACCATGTATAAGAGAATGCTTCGCTCGGCGCTTGCCGTTGTTTTCTCCGTCGTCGCGATCTTTGGGGCAGTCGCTGCCGTCAACGGGGACACGGGAAGCGCTGTTGCCGGTGCGAGTGCGCCCGCCGAGAAGAAGGTCGGCAACGACTTCGGCTGGGACTCCGTCCAGAAGGACGCAGGGAACGACTTCGGCTGGAACACCACCCCCGCGCAGGTTTCCTGATGACCCCCGACGACCACGGATTCCGCCGTGAAATGGCATCGGCATACCGCTCCGGCTGGCAGTTCATCGATCTCACCAGTGCCATTCCTTACGCCGGCGACTCGCTGAAGGTCACCCTCTTCGGCCAGCCCATCGTCGTGGTGCGGGAAGAGGACGAGGACGTCCGTGCCTACCGCTGTCTGCGCCGTCCCCGGGGCGCGCCGCAGCCCGTCCGCTGCGAGATCCGGTACGGCATGGTCTTCGTCAATCTGGACCAGCGTGACCACCAACTTTTCGAACCCGACTCCGCCGCCACCCCCCGCAGTGCCTGAAGCGATTCCCCTGTCGTTGCAGATCGCTCAGGCGCTACCCCCCACACAGCGGCGCCATCGTGGACCTGACCACGATGGCGCCGCTGTGATGTCCGTGTCCAGAGGCCGGACCGGACCGGAATCGCACCGGCCCCGGCCGGACCCCGCCGGCTAGGCGCGCCCCATGGCCCGGTCCAGGCTGATCTCCACGACCACCCGGTCCGGATTCGGCGAGGGCGTCCGCCCGTACCGCTCCGCGTAGAGGCGTACCGCCTCCGCGACCGAGGCCTCGTCGTCACGGACCACCGCGCGCCCTTCGAGGGTCGCCCAGCGCCGCCCCTCCAGCTGGCACACCGCCACCCGGGCCCCGCCCCGCGGGTCGCCCTGCGACGCCAGCACGTTGCGGACCTTCTTGCTGTGCTTGTTGCTGATCACCCGTGCCAGCCCGGCCTGCGGGTCGTACGTCACGCCCACCGGGACCACGTGCGGGCTGCCGTCGGGGCGGTGGGTGGTCAGCGTGCAGATGTGCCGCTCCCGCCAGAAGGCGAGGTAGTCCGGCGTCGGGTTGAGTACGTCTTGGGTCGGGCGGGCCGTGCCGGCCGGGCTGGGAGTCGACATGCGCGAAGGGTACGTCCCTCCACCTTGAGTGGAATAGACTCAACTTTGTGCAGGTTACTCATGTAAAGCACACACAGGAGAGGGAAGGGAGAAGGCGCACGTGGATGCCGAGCTGACCAACAGGAGCCGGGACGCGCTCAACGCGGCCACGACCAGGGCCGTCAAGGACGGGCACGCGGACCTGACGCCCGCGCACCTGCTGCTGGCGCTCCTCGCCGGCGAGGACAACGAGAACATCACCGACCTGCTCGCCGCGACCGACGCCGACCAGGCAGCCGTACGCGCCGGAGCGGACCGGCTGCTCGCCGCCCTGCCCAGCGTCACGGGCTCCACGGTCGCGCCCCCGCAGCCCACCCGCGAGCTGCTCGCCGTACTGGCCGAGGCCGACGCGCAGGCCGGCAAGCTCGGCGACGAGTACCTCTCCACCGAACACCTGCTCATCGCCCTCGCCGCCAAGGGCGGCGCGGCCGGCGAGCTCCTTTCCGCCCAGGGCGCGACCGCCAAGAAGCTGCTGGCCGCCTTCGAGAACTCAAGAGGAGGGCGGCGGGTGACCACCCCCGACCCCGAGGGCCAGTACAAGGCCCTGGAGAAGTTCGGCACCGATTTCACGGCGGCCGCCCGCGAGGGCAAGCTCGACCCCGTCATCGGCCGCGACCACGAGATCCGCCGCGTCGTCCAGGTGCTCTCGCGCCGGACGAAGAACAACCCGGTGCTCATCGGCGAGCCCGGCGTCGGCAAGACCGCCGTCGTCGAGGGCCTGGCCCAGCGCATCGTCAAGGGCGACGTCCCCGAGTCGCTGAAGAACAAGCGGCTGGTCTCCCTGGACCTCGGCGCGATGGTGGCCGGTGCCAAGTACCGCGGCGAGTTCGAGGAGCGGCTCAAGACGGTCCTCGCGGAGATCAAGTCCAGCGACGGCCAGATCATCACCTTCATCGACGAGCTGCACACGGTCGTCGGCGCGGGCGCCGGCGGGGACTCCTCCATGGACGCGGGCAACATGCTCAAGCCCATGCTGGCCCGCGGCGAGCTGCGCATGGTCGGCGCGACCACCCTCGACGAGTACCGCGAGCGGATCGAGAAGGACCCGGCGCTGGAGCGGCGCTTCCAGCAGGTGCTGGTGGCGGAGCCGAGCGTCGAGGACACCATCGCCATCCTGCGCGGGCTCAAGGGACGCTACGAGGCGCACCACAAGGTCGTCATCAACGACAGCGCCCTCGTCGCCGCGGCCACCCTCTCGGACCGCTACATCACCTCCCGCTTCCTGCCCGACAAGGCCATCGACCTCGTCGACGAATCCATGTCCCGGCTCCGGATGGAGATCGACTCCTCCCCCCTGGAGATCGACGAGCTCCAGCGCTCGGTCGACCGGCTGCGCATGGAGGAGCTGGCCCTGAACAACGAGTCGGACCCGGCCTCGCGCGAGCGGCTGGAGAAGATCCGCAAGGACCTCGCGGACAAGGAGGAGGACCTGCGCGGCCTGACCGCCCGCTGGGAGAAGGAGAAGCAGTCCCTCAACCGGGTCGGCGAGCTCAAGGAGCGCCTGGACGACCTGCGCGGCCAGGCCGAGCGCGCCCAGCGCGACGGGGACTTCGACACCGCCTCCCAGCTGCTCTACGGGGAGATCCCGGCCCTGGAGCGCGAGCTCGTCGACGCCACCGAGGCCGAGGCCGAGGTCGCGCGCGACACCATGGTCAAGGACGAGGTCGGCCCGGACGACATCGCGGACGTGGTCGGCGCCTGGACGGGCATTCCGGCCGGCCGGCTCCTGGAGGGCGAGACCCAGAAGCTGCTCCGCATGGAGGACGAGCTGGGCCGGCGCCTGATCGGCCAGGGCGAGGCCGTGCGCGCCGTCTCCGACGCCGTACGCCGCACCCGCGCGGGCATCGCGGACCCGGACCGGCCGACCGGCTCGTTCCTCTTCCTCGGCCCCACGGGCGTGGGCAAGACGGAGCTCGCCAAGGCGCTCGCGGACTTCCTCTTCGACGACGAGCGGGCCATGATCCGCATCGACATGTCGGAGTACGGCGAGAAGCACAGCGTGGCCCGTCTCGTCGGCGCCCCGCCCGGCTACGTGGGCTACGAGGAGGGCGGTCAGCTGACGGAGGCGGTCCGCAGGCGCCCGTACTCGGTCGTCCTCCTGGACGAGGTCGAGAAGGCCCACCCCGAGGTCTTCGACGTCCTGCTCCAGGTCCTCGACGACGGCCGCCTCACGGACGGCCAGGGCCGTACGGTGGACTTCCGCAACACCATCCTGATCCTGACCTCGAACCTGGGGTCGCAGTTCTTGATGGATCCGTCCACGGGTGCGGACGAGAAGAAGGCCCGGGTCCTGGACGTGGTGCGGGCCTCCTTCAAGCCGGAGTTCCTCAACCGCCTCGACGACTTGGTCGTCTTCTCCGCCCTGAGCGGGGCCGAGCTGACGCACATCGCCGAGCTGCAGATCGGCCGCCTGGCCAAGCGCCTGGCCGACCGACGCCTGGGCCTGGACGTCACCCCCGAGGCCCTGGCCTGGCTGGCGGACAAGGGCAACGACCCGGCGTACGGCGCCCGCCCCCTGCGCCGCCTGATCCAGACGGCCATCGGCGACCGGCTGGCCAAGGAGATCCTCGCGGGCGAGGTCCGCGACGGCGACACCGTCCGCGTGTCGGTGGTGGGCGACGACCTGCTGGTGGGCAGGGCGCTGTAGCGATCCGCGCCGTCCGCGCCGGCCGCGGCGTCGGCGCCGTCCGCGCCACTTCGCGGTGACAAGGAGCTGCAATCCGGCGCAATACCGCCTCAGCCGGGCCCCGGGACCGCCGGGGCCCGGCTTACCCGGGCCATACTCCTGTCCGCCCTGCGCGGATCGGGACCTTCCGGGGTGGACACGAGGTGGGCGCGATGGGGGAGGATGGCGGCATCCGCACGAAGGGAAGTCACACGGTGAGCATCGACCCGGCCTCGATTCCGAACTTCGGAGGGCAGCAGCCCGATCCGCAGGCCACTGGACCGGCGGGCCCCGTCGTCCCCGACCAGGACCTGGTCAAGCAGCTCCTGGAGCAGATGGAGCTCAAGTACGTCGTCGACGACGAGGGTGACCTCGCGGCGCCGTGGGAGGACTTCCGCACGTACTTCATGTTCCGCGGCGAGGACGAGCAGCAGGTCTTCTCCGTGCGGACGTTCTACGACCGCCCGCACAAGATCGACGAGAAGCCCCAGCTCCTCGAGTCGATCGACGATTGGAACCGCCGCACGCTGTGGCCGAAGGTCTACAGCCACACGCACGACGACGGCTCCGTCCGCCTGATCGGCGAGGCGCAGATGCTGATCGGCACCGGCGTGAACCTGGAGCACTTCGTGTCCTCCACGGTCAGCTGGGTCCGCGCGTCGATCGAGTTCGACAAGTGGCTCGTCGAGCAGTTCGGGCTGGAGAAGGAAGTCGACTCGGCGGAGGGCGACAAGAAGGACGGCGAGGACGGCGACAGCGAGACCAACTAGGTCTCAGGGCGCCACCCCGGACGCGAGCAGCAGGTACGGCCCGTACGCGTACGAGAGCCCGGCCAGCACCACGGTCACCACGACCGCGGTGCGCGGCCGGGCTTTCGCCATGAGGGCCGCCGCCGGCAGCAGCAGCGGGAACGCGGGCAGCAGGAAGCGCGGCTTCGATTCGAAGAAGCCGGCGCCGCCGTAGGTCATCACCAGCAGCACGCCCGTGTACACCAGCAGCGGCAGCGGGATCCTCCGGTCGGCCGCCAGCAGCCCGGCGAGCACCAGCGCGGCCACCAGGAGGACCACCGTCACGGTCGTGGCCAGCTCCACGCTCCCGGGCGAGCCCAGCGCGTGCCGTGCCGAGCGCAGCGCGCCCGCGCCGAAGTCGAAGCGCGAGCCCCAGCCGCTCTGGACGGCGAAGTAGCCGCCGAGCGGATCCCCCCGGTGCACGCCGACGAGCAGGACGTACGAGGCCCAGCCCGCGGGAGCGGCCAGCCCGGCGGCCCACACCGCCGCGGGCGCGCGGCCCCGCCGCCGGCAGATCTCGTAGGCGGCGGCAGCCGTCACGGCCGCCGCGACCGCGATCCCGGTAGGCCGGGTCAGCCCCGCGAGGACGGCGAGCCCCGCCGCCCACCCCCAGCGGCCGCGCAGCAGCGCGTACAGGGCCCAGGCGGCGAAGGCCGTCAGCAGGGGCTCGGTGTAGGCGAGGGTCACCATGAGGGCGTGCGGCAGCACGGCCCACAGCGCGACGAGCAGCACCCCGGCGCGGGCCCCGAGCAGGTGCTCCCCGACCCGGTACACCCCCGCGGCGGCGGCGCCCGCGGCGATCCAGGCGACGGCCAGCGCGGCGACGGTCAGGGAGCCGGGCAGCACGAGGGAGGCGCAGCGGATCAGGACGGGGTAGAGCGGGAAGAACGCGGAGTCGCTCTGCACGGACCCGATGCCGGGGTAGATCTGGGTCCGGCCGTAGCCGTGCTCGGCGATCCGCAGGTACCAGACGGAGTCCCAGGACTCCCCGAGCACCCGCAAGGGGCTGCGCCCGGTCCACCGGGCCGCCACGGCCACCGCCAGCACCCCGGCCCCGCGCACGGCCGCGTACACCCCGAGCGCGAGGAGGACACCCGGGACCCGCCCGGCGGCCCGGCCGGCGAACCGCCGGGGCCGCGTGCCGTTCGTCAGCGTCTGCGTCGCCATGCGTCCCGACTTTCTGGGTGGCTCCGGGTCGGAGTCGCCACGAGGAAGAAACACTACGACGCCACCGCTGCCGGGGCCGCCGAGGCCGCGGAGCCGCCGGTTTCGAGGCACACCCGGCTCAGAGCCGCCGCAGCCGCTCCACCGCCTCCTCCAGGACGTCCGTCCGCTTGCAGAAGGCCCAGCGGACGTGGGAGGCGCCGGCGGCCTTGTCGTCGTAGAAGACCTGGTTCGGGACGGCCACCACCCCGCAGCGCTCCGGCAGGGCGCGGCAGAAGGCCAGGCCGTCGTGCTCGCCGAGGGGGGTGATGTCGGTGGTGACGAAGTAGGTGCCCTGCGGGCGGAACACCTCGAAGCCCGCGGCCGCCAGGCCGTCGGAGAGGAGGTCGCGCTTGGCGGCCAGGTCCGCGCGGAAGGAGTCGTAGTACGCGTCGGGCAGGGCGAGGGCCTCGGCGATGGCGTACTGGAACGGGCCCGAGGACACGTACGTCAGGAACTGCTTCGCCGACCGGACCGCCGTGACCAGCTCGGGCGTGCCCGTCACCCAGCCGACCTTCCAGCCCGTGAAGGAGAAGCTCTTGCCGGCGGAGGAGATGGTGACCGTGCGCTCGCGCATGCCCGGCAGGCTCGCCAGCGGGGTGTGGACGCCCTCGAAGACCAGGTGCTCGTACACCTCGTCCGTGATGACCAGCAGGTCGCGGGAGACGGCCAGCTCGGCGACCGCGGCCAGTTCGGCGGGGGTCAGGACGGTGCCCGTCGGATTGTGCGGGGTGTTCAGGAGCAGGAGGCGGGTGCGGGGGGTGACCGCCGCGCGCAGCGCGTCCACGTCGAGGCGGAAGTCCGGGGCGCGCAGGGTCAGCGGCACCCGGACGGCCCCGGCCATGGCGATGCAGGCGGCGTAGGAGTCGTAGAAGGGCTCCAGGGCGATGACCTCGTCGCCCGGCTCCAGCAGGGCCAGGAGCGAGGCCGCGATGGCCTCGGTGGCTCCGGCGGTGACGAGCACCTCGGTGTCCGGGTCGTGGGTCAGGCCATAGAAGCGCTGCTGGTGGGCGGCGATCGCCGTACGCAGCTCCGGAACGCCGGGGCCCGGCGGGTACTGGTTGCCGCGGCCGTCGCGGATCGCGCGCACCGCCGCCTCGGCGATCTCGGCGGGGCCGTCGGTGTCGGGGAAACCCTGGCCGAGGTTGATCGATCCCGTGGCGGTGGCCAGGGCGGACATCTCCGCGAAGATCGTGGTGCCGAAGGCCGCCAGCCTGCGGTTGAGGAAGGGGCGGGCGGGGCCGTTGGTGCGTTCGGGAGCGCTCATGGGCGCAATCCTGCGGGGAAGCTCTGGACTTGCTCAAGTGTGCTTTGGGTCGCGTGCGGCACGGGCATCCCCCCAGCACGCGGGACGAAGGGGATCCCGCACCCCGGGGAGCCGGGGGAGCAGAGAGGGGTCGGGGGATGATCCTCGGAATAGTGATCTTCGTGGCGGTGGTCGTGGTGATCGTCGTGGTGGCGGTCAAGTCCGGAGGCGGCGGCCGGGGCCGCGGGGGCGGCAGTGCAGCCGGTGGCGGTGCGGGCTGGTGGGCCGGGAGCGGCTCCTCGGGTTCCTCCTCCTCGTGCGGCTCGTCCTCCTCCAGCTGCGGTTCCTCCTCGTCCAGCTGTGGTTCGTCCTCGTCCTGCGGGGGCGGCGGAGGATGCGGTTCCAGCTGACACGGGGCAGCATGGATCCATGGGTCCAAAGGTCCATGGATCCGACACCGGACCACTCGGTACCGGACCACCTTCCCACCGGACCACTTCGGGCCGGACCGCTTCGTACCGCATCCCGCATACGTGAGGCGCCCGCCGGGCACAACTTCCGTCGGGCGTCTTCTTGTTCGGACGTCACGCCCGCGCATTACGGCGTACGGGCGGCATGTGGTTGAACACGTGAACTGTGTAGCCCCCGAGGGGATGTAAACCCCTGCAACTTGGGTAAAAACGCTGTGAGTGCCGTGCCTTTCATGATTCCCTCGGTTGAGTAGACCAGTCCTCGGACCTCCCTGGACTTCCTGTGGACCCGTGCCGGTGTCCCCCCACCCGTTGACTACCGCTGGCGGGCCCCGGCCCATCTCCCTCGCGCGTTTGCGGAGCCGACTCATGCTCACGACCCTCCAGACCACCTATACCGACACGCGTGCCGCCGATCTCGCCTGGGCCCTGGGTCGGGAGCGGCTGCCCGCCCTGGCCGTACTGAATCTCGAACTGGGAGACGCGAAAGTGGAGTTGCGCCTGCTCGGGGCCTCCCACCAGGTGCTCCTGGAGGAGGGCGACGTGCTCTGCTCCGAGACCGTCGCCTGTATGCCCGGCAGCAGCACCCCGCTCCCGCTCGGCGTGGCCAAGCGCGTCGGCGACTGGGAGTACGAGTTCGCCGCACGGGTCGAGAACCTCTCGCGCGGCTCCTTCGCCGGGCGGGCCCAGGAGCTGCTCGCACTGGTCGCGGACCACCCGAACGGGCTCGCCGGCACCTTCCCGGGCGACCCGCACGCCTTCACCGCCATGCTCGCGCAGCGCTACGAGGGCCAGGTCCGGTGGCGGACCTGGCACGCGTATCCGCAGGAAGGGCAGTTGGTGGCCACCCGCACCCGGGTGGGCGTACGGACCGCGGCGGCTGGCGCCGGGGCCGGGGCCGGGGCCGGGGCCGGGGCCGGGGCGGTCGTGGACGCGGCAGGCGCCGTGCAGCTGGGCGCCCAGGCGCCGGTGCTGATCTAGGCCGTCCCGTTCGGGGGCGCCGGCGCCGATCCGGGGCCCCCGGGGTCGCGGAGGTCGCAGGGGTAGCGGAGTTGCCGAGCGGTTACGCCAACTGCCCGAACCAGTGCGCCACTTACACCCATGTGGGTGACCGGATGCGAGCAGGCGGTGACGTACGGTTCGCTTCATGATCGACCGTTCCGCCCCGCGCGGGGTGCTTTCGGCTCCGGAGCCGCGCGGTGTGGCCCGCGTCCCGGCCGCCCTGCCCGTACGGCCCAGGACCGGCCGACTCCTCGTCCTGGCCACCGTGTTCGTCTGCGCCGCCTGCGGGCTCGTATACGAACTGGAGCTGCTCGCCCTCGGCTCGTACCTGATCGGCGACTCCGTCACCCAGGCGTCGGTCGTGCTGTCCGTCATGGTCTTCGCCATGGGCGTCGGCTCCCTGCTGGCCAAAGCCCTGCGCGCCCGCCCCGCCTTCGGCTTCGCCCTCGTGGAAGCGGGCCTCGCCCTGCTCGGCGGGCTCTCGGCCATGGCGCTCTACGCCAGCTTCGCCTGGCTGGGGGAGTCCCGGCCCGCGCTGGTCGCCTTCTCCTTCGCCATCGGCGTCCTCATCGGCGCCGAGATCCCGCTCCTGATGGTCCTCATCCAGCGCATCCGCAGACAGGACGCGGGCGGCGCCGTCGCCGACCTGTTCGCCGCCGACTACGTCGGCGCCCTCGTCGGCGGCCTCGCCTTCCCCTTCCTGCTGCTGCCCGTCCTCGGGCAGCTCACCGGCGCCCTGCTCACCGGCACCGTCAACGTCGTCGCCGGCGGCGGCCTCGTCCTGTGGCTGTTCCGCCGGGACCTGAGCCGCCGCGCCCGCTGGCTGCTCGTCGCCGTCAACATCACCGTCCTCGCCGTCCTGGGCTGCGCCACCGTCCTCGCCGACGACTTCGAACGCGTCGCCCGCCGCGCCGTCTACGGCGGCGAGGTGCGCGTCGCCGTCCAGACCGGAGTGCAGGAACTCGTCCTCACCGGTCCCCCGAACGGCTCACCGCGCTCCCTCGACCTCTTCCTCGACGGCCGCCTGCGGGTCAGCGGCTACGACGAGTACCGCTACCACGAGGCCCTCGTGCACCCCGCCATGACCGGCCCGCACACCCGGGTCCTGGTCCTCGGCGGCGGAGACGGCCTCGCCGCCCGCGAGGTGCTGCGCTACCGCGACGTCGCCTCCGTCACCGTCGTCGAGCTCGACCCGGGAGTCGTGCGGCTCGCCCGGACCGACCCGATGCTCTCCGCGCTGAACGAGCGGGCGTACGAGGACCCGCGGCTCGGCGTCGTCACCGAGGACGCCTTCCGCTGGCTGCGCGCACCCGCCGCCCGGGCCCGCTTCGACGTCATCGTCTCCGACCTGCCCGACCCCGGGATCACGCCCAGCACGAAGCTGTACTCGCAGGAGTTCTACGGGCTGGCCGCGCGGGCCCTGCGCCCCGGCGGGCGGCTCGCCGTCCACGCGGGACCGCCCGGCACCAGGCCCCGTACCTACTGGACCGTCGAGGCCACCCTGCGCGCGGCCGGCCTGCGCACCGCCCCCTACAGCGCGGGCGGCCGCCTCTCGGGCTTCGCCGCCGGCCCCGACCGGGCGCTCGGCGCGGCCTCCGCCTCCGCCGCGAAGCTCCCGCAGGACTGGGGCTTCGTCCTGGCCGCCCGCGACGGCGTGCCCCGGCTGCGGGTGGACCGGGAGACGCCCGCCCTGCGCTCCCTGTCCACGCAGTCCCTGGCCGACGCGGCCCGGGACGCGGAGCGCACCCGGGTGGGGGGCCTCCCGCCGTCGACGCTGCCGCATCCGAGGTACTCGTAGTGCTCGTGGCCGGGGTACTCGTGGCCGGGCTGCCGCGTCGGTAGGCTCGTCCGCATGGAGCATCAGGTGTTCGTACCGGTCCCCTCCGCAGACGTCCGCGCCGTGCTGCGCGACCCGGCCCGGCTGGCGCGGTGCGTGCCGGGGCTCCAGCAGGACGCCGATACCGAGGCCGGGCCGCTGTCCGGCCGGCTGAGGGTGCGGGTCGGCGGGCACACCGTCACCTACCGCGGCGCCCTCTCCGTCACCGAGCGGGACCCGGACCGCTTCACCCTCGCGGGCGAGGGCACCGAAGTGCGGGGGAGCGGGACCGTGAAGCTCACCCTCGCGCTGCGCCTGGCCGAGGCGGACGGCGGCACCCGGCTGGAGTTCACCGCCGAGTCCGCCGCCGACGGCCGCGCCGCCGCCTTCGACCCCGACGCGGCCGCCACGGCCGCGCACCGCCTCCTGGACCGGGCCGCCGGGCACCTCGCGGCCGTCGCGGTCGACGGCGCGGCGGAGCCTGGGGACGGGGCCACGGGCGCCGATGCGGATACCGGCCCGGAGGTGGACCCGGACGGCTACGCCGACGCCGACGCCGACGCCGACGCCGACGCCGACGCCGACGCCGACGCCGACGCCGACTCGGGCACGGGCTCGGACGCCGACTCGGACGTGGACGCCGACCCGGGCCTGGGCCAGGACGTGGACCCCGGCGCGGGGTTCCCCGAGGTCACCGCGTCCGTGTTCGACACGGAGGTCCCGCCCCCGTCCCTGGACCCGTTCCTGGAGGGCACCTTCGAAGGTATGGCCGAACTCGGGGACCTGGGCGGCCCCCCGCGGCCGCCGGCCGAGGCCGCGCACGCCCGCCGCACGATGATCGGCCGCAGCGCGGAGGAGGTCGACCACGCGCCCCCGCGCGGCCGCTACGCCCCGGTCCCGGCCCCCGCCTCCGCCTCCTCGAACTCCAACCTGCGCTGGATCGCCCCGGCCGCCGCCGTGGCCGTGGCCTCGGCGGTCCTCCTGGGACGGGCCCTGCGCCGCCGCGGCTGACCCGGGGAACTGACTAAGGTCATGGCATGAGTACGCAACTGCGCGCCGGCGGCGCCGAGGTGACCATCGACCAGGAGAACGGCTGCCGGATCAGCAGTCTGCGCATCGACGGGACGGAGCTGCTGCGGCAGGGGGACCACTACGGGTCCTTCCCCATGGTCCCGTGGTGCGGCCGGACCAGGGACGGGCAGTTCCAGGACGGCGCGACCCTGCACCAGCTGCCGCTCAACCACCCGCCGCACGCCATCCACGGCTTCGGCCGCGACGCCGCCTGGCGCCCCGCCCGGACCACCGGCACCGAGGCCGTCTTCACGTACCCGCTCGCCGACCCGTGGCCGTACGAGGGCCTGGTCACCCAGATCTTCGAGCTCGGGGAGAACGCGCTGACCCTGACGATGGGCATCGAGACCTACGGGGACTCCTTCCCGGCGCAGGCCGGCTGGCACCCCTGGTTCCGCCGCAACCTCGCCGCCGGCGGGGCCGACGTGCGCATCGACTTCGAGGCCGCCTGGCAGGAGGAGCGCGGAGCCGATCACCTGCCCACCGGCAAGCGCATCGACCCCCGGCCCGGCCCCTGGGACGACTGCTTCGGCATGCCGTACGGGGTCGAC contains:
- a CDS encoding aldose 1-epimerase yields the protein MSTQLRAGGAEVTIDQENGCRISSLRIDGTELLRQGDHYGSFPMVPWCGRTRDGQFQDGATLHQLPLNHPPHAIHGFGRDAAWRPARTTGTEAVFTYPLADPWPYEGLVTQIFELGENALTLTMGIETYGDSFPAQAGWHPWFRRNLAAGGADVRIDFEAAWQEERGADHLPTGKRIDPRPGPWDDCFGMPYGVDVTLTWPEALELKVTSRSEWVVVYDEEPEAVCVEPQSGPPNGLNSLPQLVTPVDPLEISTTWTWRRLG